Part of the Polyangiaceae bacterium genome, CTCGGCGGCAAGAGCTCCGCCAAGCCGCCGGACACCTGCATCGATCAGTACGAATTCCCGAACATCCCCTGCGAGTACCCGCTGGTGTACGCCTCCGCGCAGGAGGCCGCGCAACTCTGCCGAGCGGTGGGCAAGCGGCTGTGCGACGCCCACGAGTGGGAAGGCGCCTGCGCGGGCGAGCTCCGACCGGCCGAGGAGGAGTACCTGTGGGAGCGGAAGCGCCGCATGGAGATGGAGTTCTTCAAGAACGAGAAGCGCGAGAAGGTCTGGGCCTACGGGCTGGAGAAGAACCACCAGAAGTGCGCCACCGGCTCCAAGAAGAGCGGCAAGTGCGGCGGTGGGGGCTGGGAGAGCTGTGGCTCGAACACCTACCCGGCCGGCGCGTTCCCCGAGTGCGTCAGTCGCTTCGGCGTGTACGACCAACACGGCAACGCCGCCGAGCACATGAACCTGCCGATGAAACCGGAAGAGCTCGGGAAGCGAGGCGGGCTCGGCGAGACGGAGATGAAGGGCAGCTGGTTCATCTTCGGGCTCGGCGAGGCGCACGAGGACGACTGTCGTTGGCGCGCACCGGCGTGGCACTCGACCAAGGTGGATTACTGGAACAGCCACCGGAACTACCACCTGGGGTTCCGCTGCTGCCGCGACCTGTGACGACGGCTCCGATCAGCGGGGACGAAACGCCTTGGGGTCGAGGCGCAGCCGGCGGAGCGTCTCGTACAGCACGGTACGGCTCATGCCCAGCCGCTGCGCCGCGTCCGGCACGCTGCCGTAGGTCTCCGTGAGCACCTGACTGATGCGCGCGGCGAGCTCCGCCTCCTCCGTCGGTTGGCCGAGACGGGCCGTCGTGGCGCCGATCACCACGGCCACGTCGGCAGGCTCGACCTCCGCGCGGCCCGCGCGCCGGGCGACCTCGCTGGCCGCCCGCACCACGTTGCGGAGCTCGCGCACGTTGCCAGGCCAGGCGTGCAACATCAGCCGCTCCAGCGCGGTGGCCGTTAGGGTCACGCCGCTCTCGTGGAGGAAGTGCAGCGCCAGGGCCGGCAGATCCTCGATGCGCTCGCGCAGCGCGGGAAGCACCACCCGGAGGCCGGAGAGTCGGTGCAGGAGGTCGCCGCGGAAGTCGCTGGCGTCCACCATGGAGTCGACGTCCCGATTGGTGGCCGCGACGATGCGCACATCCACCTGCACGACCTTGTCTTCGCCGACCGCGCGCACCTCTTCGGTCTCCAGGACGCGCAGCAGCTTGGCCTGCACGGGAGCCGGCAGCTCACCGATCTCGTCCAAGAACAGAGTGCCCCCGTCGGCGCTGCGGAACAGCCCCGCGCGGGAGCCCACCGCACCCGAGAACGCGCCGCGGCTGTGCCCGAACAGCTCGGCGTCGACCAGCTCGTTGGGGACCGCCGCGCAGTTGAGCGCCACGAACTGCCCGGGGCGCCCGCTGCGATCGTGCAGCACCCGGGCCACGACCTCCTTCCCCGTGCCCGTGTCCCCCAGGACGAGGACGGGCGTCTTGGTGGCGGCCACGGTGTCGATGACGATCCGGGCGTCGTCGAGGGCGGCGCCGCCGACCAGCTCGGGGATGAAGGGCGGCCGCCGATCGGCGTACGGGCCCACGTCGGCCAGGGTCACGAGCAGGGTCTTCGCGATGCGGATCACGCTGCCCAGCGGCGCGAGCACTCCGCCGTCCGGCACCCGCTCTCCGTTCACGAAGGTCCCGTTTCGACTGCCCGCGTCGGTGACGTGGACCGCGGAGCCTCGGTGCTCGAGACGCGCGTGGATGCGGGACACGCCCGCGTCCTCCACGGTCAAGTCCGCGGTCTGGTCCCGGCCCACGGTGAGCGCCGGCGCGATGCGCGAGACGGACCAGGGCAGCGCGCCCCGGCAGTAGGCCACCACCACGCCCAGCTCCTGGCGGCGCTGTCCGGCCACGCTTGCGTAATCGAAGGCGGCCTCGGTGACCGTGCGATCGGCCATGAACGGCGCATCTTACATGCCCGATCCGGACCCGGTCCAAGCGCCGTCCGGACGGGCCGCGAGGGGCCCTGCCCAAACCTGCGGAGCTCTGCCGTGGCGGCACCTGGTCCACGGCTTGCAGCCGGCCGGGCATGGCGCGCCTTCCGCCCGAAGTCTCCGAGGTCGAGATCGACCCATCGCTGCTGATCGAGCTCGAGACGACGGGGTCCTTCACGAGCCCGGTGTGGCGACCGAGCCATGGGGAGGTCGCGCTGCCCCCGCCGCCCCGCCTGCCGGCGCTGCCCCCGCTGCCGGCGCTGCCATCTCTGCCGCCTCCTCCCAGCTTGCCGCCCCTACCCGTGGCCCCGGGCCTGGCCCCTACCCGCGCGCTCCCGAGCGAGGCGACTCGACCCGATGCCCGCCCGCTGCGTGCCCAAGCAGAGCCGGCACCCGGTCGCGCGCTCCTCGACGCGTCGCGTCCCTCGCTTTCGCCGGCGACCTGGAGCGTTCCACCTTCCCGCCGCGGGCTGGGCAAGCCAGCACGCGCAGCCGGCCTCGGCGTCGCGGCCGGGGTGACGCTCTTCGCCGTGGCTTGGCTGGTCGCG contains:
- a CDS encoding SUMF1/EgtB/PvdO family nonheme iron enzyme yields the protein MNRTGRRAAVVSLFALGVALAVWRLRRSPPAAPPPEGAHGQSARDLAPSDAEAEAAPAPLPKPARPDDAEPKSLAEQRQRIYRRMREELGLGDEVLAKVGSIVEGNKVVSEGNPEVTEHPMKRSECWEIRERAGLHEQPKLLELRTNEALCGARYMVPLGGKSSAKPPDTCIDQYEFPNIPCEYPLVYASAQEAAQLCRAVGKRLCDAHEWEGACAGELRPAEEEYLWERKRRMEMEFFKNEKREKVWAYGLEKNHQKCATGSKKSGKCGGGGWESCGSNTYPAGAFPECVSRFGVYDQHGNAAEHMNLPMKPEELGKRGGLGETEMKGSWFIFGLGEAHEDDCRWRAPAWHSTKVDYWNSHRNYHLGFRCCRDL
- a CDS encoding sigma 54-interacting transcriptional regulator, whose protein sequence is MADRTVTEAAFDYASVAGQRRQELGVVVAYCRGALPWSVSRIAPALTVGRDQTADLTVEDAGVSRIHARLEHRGSAVHVTDAGSRNGTFVNGERVPDGGVLAPLGSVIRIAKTLLVTLADVGPYADRRPPFIPELVGGAALDDARIVIDTVAATKTPVLVLGDTGTGKEVVARVLHDRSGRPGQFVALNCAAVPNELVDAELFGHSRGAFSGAVGSRAGLFRSADGGTLFLDEIGELPAPVQAKLLRVLETEEVRAVGEDKVVQVDVRIVAATNRDVDSMVDASDFRGDLLHRLSGLRVVLPALRERIEDLPALALHFLHESGVTLTATALERLMLHAWPGNVRELRNVVRAASEVARRAGRAEVEPADVAVVIGATTARLGQPTEEAELAARISQVLTETYGSVPDAAQRLGMSRTVLYETLRRLRLDPKAFRPR